One stretch of Candidatus Bathyarchaeia archaeon DNA includes these proteins:
- the tpiA gene encoding triose-phosphate isomerase, translated as MIIVNFKTYLEATGQRAVELAKQAEKASKETGVYIAVAPQSIDLKAVVDAVEIPVYAQHIDPIKAGSNTGHILAEAVKQAGAVGTLINHSESQMTLANIDAVIKLAKEHDLISCLCTNNPTTSASAAYLCPDIISIEPPELIGTGVAVSKAQPEAVTNTIKLVRKVNNDAVILCGAGISHGEDVNVALKLGAHGVLVASGIVKAKDPYRVLREFADSATVKPQ; from the coding sequence ATGATAATAGTGAACTTCAAAACCTACCTTGAAGCCACGGGACAAAGAGCCGTGGAGCTTGCCAAGCAAGCTGAAAAGGCAAGTAAAGAAACAGGCGTCTACATTGCAGTAGCTCCCCAATCAATCGACCTGAAAGCAGTTGTTGACGCCGTGGAAATTCCTGTTTACGCCCAACATATAGACCCAATTAAAGCGGGCAGCAACACGGGGCACATTTTGGCCGAAGCGGTTAAGCAAGCAGGCGCCGTGGGCACACTCATTAACCATTCGGAAAGTCAAATGACGTTGGCTAACATCGACGCCGTGATAAAGCTCGCCAAAGAACATGACCTCATATCCTGCCTGTGCACCAACAACCCCACCACCAGCGCTTCAGCAGCCTACCTTTGCCCTGACATCATCAGCATTGAGCCGCCTGAACTCATCGGCACAGGTGTCGCCGTTAGCAAAGCCCAGCCGGAAGCAGTCACCAACACAATTAAGCTGGTTCGCAAAGTCAACAATGATGCAGTGATTTTGTGCGGGGCAGGCATAAGCCACGGTGAAGACGTCAATGTCGCTCTCAAACTGGGTGCTCATGGAGTGCTTGTTGCAAGCGGCATAGTGAAGGCAAAGGACCCTTACAGGGTGCTTCGGGAGTTTGCTGATTCCGCAACGGTGAAGCCTCAATGA
- a CDS encoding DUF89 domain-containing protein, with the protein MKVEAECSACLLSRGCAETYMSTTNPALRFRCMAEIVKLVNREFKPTSNSADLGTKRDKIIRELTGNPDPYQRTKKQSNEKAKELLPFAKNYVDEGYSQQDRFKRACLVAIVGNIMEFDIPGHNFTLKDLRKTIKDAAKDLVIDDIDKAYDLAEKTGKLLYLADNAGEIVFDTILVEQLKNMGVHVTYVVKSAPVINDATMEDVEFSGMDKIADEVITTGADAVGLQMKLVSPEFLKTYKAAKLVFAKGMGYAETLTEYELKNPHFLMFRTKCTPVANYFCVPRHKNVAKLMP; encoded by the coding sequence ATGAAGGTCGAAGCTGAATGTTCAGCGTGCCTGCTTTCAAGGGGCTGCGCTGAAACTTACATGTCCACCACTAACCCTGCGTTGCGGTTCCGGTGCATGGCGGAAATAGTGAAGCTGGTGAACCGCGAATTTAAGCCCACCTCAAACTCCGCCGATTTAGGCACCAAACGCGACAAGATAATCAGGGAATTAACAGGCAACCCTGACCCCTACCAGCGTACCAAAAAACAAAGCAACGAAAAAGCCAAAGAGCTTTTGCCCTTCGCCAAAAACTATGTTGACGAAGGCTACAGCCAGCAAGACCGCTTCAAACGAGCCTGCCTTGTCGCCATCGTGGGCAACATCATGGAGTTTGACATTCCGGGACACAACTTCACCCTTAAAGACCTGCGCAAAACAATCAAGGACGCCGCCAAAGACCTGGTCATAGACGACATAGACAAAGCCTACGACTTAGCGGAGAAAACGGGCAAGCTACTGTATTTGGCGGATAACGCAGGCGAAATCGTGTTTGACACCATCCTTGTTGAACAACTCAAGAACATGGGGGTACATGTCACGTATGTAGTGAAGTCTGCGCCAGTCATAAACGACGCCACCATGGAAGACGTGGAGTTCAGCGGCATGGACAAAATCGCCGACGAAGTCATAACCACAGGCGCCGACGCCGTTGGCTTGCAAATGAAGCTGGTTAGCCCCGAATTCCTAAAAACTTACAAAGCCGCAAAGCTGGTTTTCGCCAAAGGCATGGGCTACGCCGAAACCCTAACCGAATACGAACTCAAAAACCCGCATTTCCTGATGTTTCGCACCAAATGCACGCCCGTGGCTAACTATTTCTGTGTCCCTAGACACAAAAATGTCGCCAAGCTGATGCCTTAA
- a CDS encoding thiamine pyrophosphate-dependent enzyme, translated as MAKYRCTVCNYIYDEEKQGTPFSDLPDDWVCPVCGVPKTSFVRLNQKTEDTKKAGKTVSEVLVDQIADWGVTYIFGVPGTSTLGVVDAVRKSSKVKYIQVRHEEVAAFMASAYGKLTGHVAACLSVSGPGTTNLATGLYDASLDGSPVLVLSGMVARQFIGPGSIQEIDQHSFFEPICVFNKILMSEEQTTMLATLAIKTALLDRGVSNIGIPNDVQKLPYDAPLLPFEGRMPNLAFCVEDSVVEKAAQVVDSAQRPVIVAGYGCRGQGNKLVALATKICAPIVTTFRAKGVVDEDHPLLAGCHGGLGSTAAADLVRNADLLIVIGSSFSDFTLLPQKRTVQIDINMKNIAKKYPVEVGLLGNSAILIPKLASKVKPKTNNDYLNEISRLKENWNLKLAQEANSSAKSIRAPYIMKVLTDKVASNAVFSLDVGENCWWFGRNFQMKKTQKLVMSGLLASMGSGLPGALAAAIAYPDRQIICVTGDGGFTQVMGDFATALKYKLPIKVFLINNKHLGMILQEQKVEGYQSSQTELYDYNFALFAENAGGIGIKVTEPSALEAAVDKALAADRATIVDIDTDPRRFL; from the coding sequence ATGGCAAAATACCGATGCACCGTGTGTAACTACATTTATGATGAAGAAAAACAAGGCACCCCCTTCTCAGATTTACCCGACGACTGGGTCTGCCCCGTATGCGGGGTTCCCAAAACCAGTTTTGTCCGCCTAAACCAAAAAACCGAGGACACAAAAAAAGCCGGCAAAACCGTTTCAGAAGTTCTCGTAGACCAAATTGCTGACTGGGGCGTAACCTACATTTTTGGAGTGCCTGGAACCTCCACGTTGGGTGTGGTTGATGCCGTGCGGAAAAGTAGCAAAGTCAAATACATCCAAGTGCGCCACGAAGAAGTCGCCGCTTTCATGGCGTCCGCTTACGGAAAACTCACGGGGCACGTAGCCGCATGCTTATCTGTTTCAGGACCCGGAACCACAAACCTCGCGACAGGCTTGTACGATGCAAGCCTTGATGGTTCCCCCGTTTTGGTGCTCTCTGGCATGGTGGCACGGCAATTCATCGGTCCGGGAAGCATCCAAGAAATTGACCAACACAGCTTCTTTGAGCCCATATGTGTCTTTAACAAAATTCTCATGTCTGAAGAGCAAACCACCATGCTTGCAACGCTTGCCATAAAAACTGCACTGCTGGACCGGGGCGTAAGCAACATAGGCATCCCTAACGATGTTCAGAAACTTCCCTATGACGCTCCCCTCCTCCCATTTGAGGGGCGCATGCCCAACCTTGCATTCTGCGTTGAAGACTCTGTGGTTGAGAAAGCTGCCCAAGTGGTTGACTCCGCGCAGCGTCCAGTGATTGTGGCGGGTTATGGCTGCCGAGGACAGGGAAACAAGCTTGTGGCTTTAGCGACCAAAATCTGCGCCCCCATTGTAACCACGTTTAGGGCAAAGGGCGTGGTTGATGAAGACCATCCGCTTTTGGCGGGGTGTCACGGTGGGTTAGGTTCCACGGCTGCTGCTGACCTTGTCCGCAACGCAGATTTGCTTATCGTGATTGGCTCATCTTTTAGCGACTTTACCCTGTTGCCTCAAAAACGCACCGTGCAGATTGACATAAACATGAAAAACATCGCCAAAAAGTACCCCGTAGAAGTCGGGTTGCTGGGCAACAGCGCAATCCTTATTCCCAAGTTGGCTTCAAAAGTGAAACCCAAAACCAACAACGACTATCTTAACGAAATCTCGCGGCTAAAAGAAAACTGGAACCTCAAACTCGCCCAAGAAGCCAACTCCTCCGCAAAGTCCATCCGTGCACCCTACATCATGAAAGTGTTAACCGACAAAGTCGCTTCAAACGCGGTTTTCTCGCTGGATGTGGGCGAGAACTGCTGGTGGTTTGGACGTAACTTCCAGATGAAGAAAACCCAAAAGTTAGTCATGAGCGGGCTTTTAGCCTCAATGGGCTCGGGATTGCCGGGTGCATTGGCAGCGGCGATTGCTTACCCTGACCGCCAAATCATATGTGTAACGGGCGATGGCGGCTTCACGCAGGTCATGGGGGACTTCGCAACCGCGCTCAAGTACAAGTTGCCCATCAAAGTGTTCCTCATTAACAACAAGCATTTGGGCATGATTTTGCAGGAGCAGAAAGTGGAAGGCTACCAAAGCAGCCAAACTGAACTCTACGACTACAATTTTGCTCTGTTTGCGGAAAACGCAGGCGGCATAGGCATAAAAGTAACTGAGCCCAGCGCGTTGGAGGCAGCAGTGGATAAGGCTTTAGCGGCTGACCGAGCCACCATTGTTGATATAGATACTGACCCAAGACGATTCCTGTAG
- a CDS encoding amylo-alpha-1,6-glucosidase — MDTPTLRLSRTELANFQEATQKEWLITNGLGTYASSTALGVNTRKYHGLLVAALHPPGDRTVCLAKLDEEINVDGKVFLLGVNQFSDALFPQGFRHLQEFSVSPFPTFTYRADKVLVKKTVFLPYEKNVTAAVYEAQNAGNSEAVFKVTPLVTCRHFHAVVNLKDKPLQFTQQNTRKEAELIFTSPKATVTLRATQGEFYVHPNWIEKLFYREEAQRGESSIDDAYQPGYFQVTIAPSSRVQFAVLAAASTSNQQNAESLGASGTSTADVLRLLGNEKQRQNALLTGFYSTHPEAPPNAWLSWILLAADSFLVKGFGDSKSVIAGYHWFEAWGRDTFIALPGLMLVLGRYGEAQKVLLGFNKFAKAGLIPNFVSDATEEPALNTVDATLWYVNAVLQYLKYTGDFKFVRSQLWESLKTIVHSHMRGTLFGIHVDGDGLLIHGAGLTWMDAEIDGKAVTPRRGKAVEIQALWYNALQTMQVLAGEFGEQKRSEEYAALADKAKTSFSAKFWNKQRNCLYDVLTESGPDASLRPNQIIAASLDFTMLDKVQNQQIVDLVLKELWAPFGLRTLEQQNPNYRGIYQGDKGSRDRAYHNGTVWPWLLGPFTTAFLKAKGANAENRRVAAQTFLDPLFKTQIQQAGLGTVSEIFDGQQPHNPRGCISQAWSIAEPLRAYMEDVLQVRPRFEKQVLATP; from the coding sequence ATGGACACGCCCACCCTGAGGCTGAGCCGAACCGAACTGGCAAACTTTCAAGAAGCCACCCAAAAAGAGTGGCTCATAACCAACGGGCTGGGCACCTACGCATCCAGCACAGCTTTAGGCGTGAACACCCGCAAATACCACGGGCTACTTGTAGCCGCCCTGCATCCCCCCGGCGACCGAACCGTCTGCTTAGCCAAGCTGGATGAGGAAATCAACGTGGACGGCAAAGTGTTTTTGTTGGGGGTTAACCAATTCAGCGACGCCCTTTTCCCCCAAGGCTTTAGACATCTGCAAGAGTTTTCGGTTTCACCCTTTCCAACCTTCACTTACAGGGCAGACAAAGTCTTGGTAAAGAAGACCGTTTTTTTGCCTTACGAAAAAAACGTCACAGCAGCAGTTTACGAGGCGCAAAACGCAGGCAACTCAGAGGCGGTCTTCAAAGTTACGCCGCTGGTAACTTGCAGGCACTTCCACGCGGTCGTGAACCTAAAGGACAAGCCGCTGCAATTCACCCAACAGAACACCAGAAAAGAAGCGGAACTAATCTTCACCTCACCCAAAGCCACCGTAACCTTAAGGGCTACGCAGGGCGAATTCTACGTGCATCCAAATTGGATTGAAAAACTGTTTTACCGAGAAGAAGCTCAACGCGGCGAAAGCAGCATCGACGACGCCTATCAACCAGGCTACTTCCAAGTAACCATCGCACCATCCAGCCGAGTGCAGTTTGCGGTTCTGGCAGCGGCTTCCACCAGTAACCAGCAAAACGCGGAAAGCCTAGGCGCATCTGGGACATCCACGGCTGATGTGTTACGCCTTCTGGGTAACGAGAAACAACGCCAAAATGCCCTTCTGACGGGGTTCTACTCGACGCATCCTGAGGCACCCCCAAACGCTTGGCTAAGCTGGATTCTTTTAGCGGCTGACAGCTTCCTCGTCAAGGGCTTTGGCGATTCAAAGAGCGTTATTGCAGGGTATCACTGGTTTGAAGCTTGGGGCAGGGACACCTTCATCGCCCTGCCAGGCTTGATGCTCGTTTTGGGAAGGTATGGGGAGGCGCAGAAGGTGCTTTTGGGATTCAACAAGTTTGCCAAAGCGGGGTTAATTCCCAACTTTGTCAGCGACGCCACAGAGGAGCCCGCACTCAACACGGTGGACGCCACCTTATGGTACGTCAACGCGGTTCTGCAGTACCTAAAATACACGGGAGATTTCAAATTCGTTCGCAGCCAACTTTGGGAAAGCCTCAAAACAATCGTGCATAGCCACATGAGAGGAACCCTTTTTGGCATTCACGTAGACGGGGACGGCTTGCTCATACACGGTGCAGGTTTAACTTGGATGGATGCTGAAATTGACGGAAAAGCCGTGACACCCCGCAGAGGAAAAGCGGTTGAGATACAGGCACTCTGGTATAACGCGTTGCAGACAATGCAGGTTTTAGCTGGTGAGTTTGGCGAACAAAAGCGTTCCGAAGAGTATGCAGCTTTGGCGGACAAAGCCAAAACAAGCTTTTCAGCGAAGTTTTGGAACAAACAACGAAACTGCCTCTACGACGTTCTCACCGAATCTGGACCAGATGCTTCGTTAAGGCCAAACCAAATCATCGCGGCGTCCTTGGATTTCACTATGCTGGACAAAGTCCAAAACCAGCAAATCGTGGACTTAGTGTTAAAAGAGCTTTGGGCGCCCTTTGGGCTGCGGACCCTAGAGCAGCAGAACCCCAACTACAGGGGCATCTATCAAGGCGATAAAGGCAGCCGAGACCGAGCCTACCATAACGGCACCGTGTGGCCTTGGCTTTTGGGACCCTTCACAACAGCGTTTCTGAAAGCCAAAGGTGCAAACGCAGAAAATCGGCGAGTTGCCGCCCAAACCTTCCTTGACCCCTTGTTTAAGACGCAAATTCAGCAGGCAGGGTTAGGAACGGTTAGCGAAATCTTTGACGGACAACAACCCCACAACCCAAGGGGCTGCATCTCGCAGGCATGGAGTATAGCTGAGCCCCTTCGGGCGTATATGGAAGATGTTTTGCAGGTTAGACCAAGATTTGAAAAGCAGGTTTTGGCAACTCCATAA
- the galT gene encoding galactose-1-phosphate uridylyltransferase, whose protein sequence is MPYNELRKDYLLNRWVIIATERARRPTDFSKQKTEQAQTANCPLCPGNEHVTPPAVLVYLPSDGGIKKDHEQGTFRFQNWVLRNIPNLYPAFVPPKNSEDAEQILKRADFGYAIGHHEVLIESPNHMDHPSNAPLPQVIHIVNAYKDRLSALSQKPYVKYVQIFRNHGIEAGASLSHAHSQIVATPFVPEIVQQEMDAAQTYHRQHGRCVFCDLIRQESQTVRLILDGEHFVVFAPYASVHPMEFWILPKRHAPNFLDLTPQETAALAQTLKNMLKALKDLVNDPPYNYGFHLAIDPDAKDYYHWHLEVYPKLTTWAGFEKSTGMYINTVTPETAAAELKKTLQITAT, encoded by the coding sequence ATGCCCTATAACGAGCTTAGGAAAGATTACCTTCTGAACCGCTGGGTAATCATCGCAACTGAACGTGCCCGCCGACCCACGGACTTTTCCAAACAAAAAACCGAACAAGCCCAAACAGCCAATTGCCCTCTCTGCCCGGGAAATGAACATGTAACGCCTCCCGCGGTGTTGGTTTACTTGCCCTCCGACGGCGGCATAAAAAAAGACCACGAACAAGGCACCTTCCGCTTCCAAAACTGGGTTCTACGCAATATCCCCAACCTTTATCCCGCTTTTGTTCCCCCCAAAAACTCCGAGGACGCGGAACAAATCCTAAAACGCGCTGACTTTGGCTACGCGATAGGGCATCATGAGGTTCTGATTGAATCCCCCAACCACATGGATCACCCCTCAAACGCTCCCTTGCCGCAGGTTATCCACATAGTTAACGCTTACAAGGACCGTCTGTCCGCTTTATCCCAAAAACCCTACGTTAAATATGTGCAGATATTCCGCAACCACGGCATAGAAGCTGGCGCCTCGCTGTCGCATGCTCACAGCCAAATCGTTGCCACGCCCTTTGTGCCTGAAATTGTGCAGCAGGAAATGGATGCAGCCCAAACCTACCACCGCCAGCATGGCAGATGCGTTTTCTGTGACCTCATAAGGCAAGAGTCGCAAACCGTGCGGTTAATTCTTGACGGGGAACACTTTGTTGTTTTTGCGCCATACGCCAGTGTGCACCCTATGGAATTTTGGATTCTTCCTAAACGGCACGCACCCAACTTTCTTGACTTGACCCCGCAGGAAACGGCGGCTTTGGCGCAGACCCTAAAAAACATGCTTAAGGCGCTTAAGGATTTGGTTAATGACCCACCCTACAACTATGGCTTCCATTTAGCGATAGACCCTGACGCTAAGGACTATTATCACTGGCACTTGGAGGTTTATCCGAAGCTGACGACTTGGGCAGGCTTTGAAAAAAGCACGGGGATGTACATAAACACGGTTACTCCCGAAACCGCGGCGGCTGAACTCAAGAAAACCCTGCAAATAACCGCTACGTAA